The Sediminispirochaeta bajacaliforniensis DSM 16054 genome contains a region encoding:
- the pepT gene encoding peptidase T, with protein sequence MSTKLQSELKEELLERFLRYVKITTMSDPHVETLPSTPGQWDLLHLLKRELGELGIADVELDQWGHLVARVPGNRRNGEFPTIGLMAHVDTSPDMSGVDVKPQVHRDYDGNVISLTEGYILDPVSYPELLQCKGGTVITSDGTTLLGADDKAGVSEIMTALSWLLAHDEIARGDLEIVFTPDEETGRGLDRFDPSLLKASCCYTVDGGERGIIEGECFNAAVARVSCVGKVIHLGTARGKLVNAVAMASAFVSMLPRNESPEATDDRYGYYAALEISGDLDKAYVDVYLRDFETSGMERRIGALGHFAKAVEEAFPGGKVDVDVRKQYANMREHIAADPHIMELLETAVAKSGVEPVRQIIRGGTDGSRLSEMGIPTPNIFTGGHNYHSRFEWASLEIMAEACETLIHLVSLWAEQKATKGAV encoded by the coding sequence ATGAGTACAAAACTACAAAGCGAGCTGAAGGAAGAACTCCTTGAACGCTTCCTTCGTTATGTAAAGATTACCACCATGAGTGATCCCCATGTCGAAACCTTGCCTTCGACCCCGGGACAGTGGGATCTCCTCCATCTGTTGAAACGAGAGCTCGGTGAACTGGGAATAGCCGATGTCGAACTTGATCAGTGGGGGCACCTTGTCGCTCGTGTTCCCGGCAATCGCCGAAATGGTGAGTTCCCCACCATCGGCTTGATGGCTCATGTCGATACCTCTCCGGATATGAGCGGTGTCGACGTGAAACCGCAGGTTCACCGTGATTACGACGGGAATGTCATATCCCTTACGGAAGGATACATCCTCGATCCCGTTTCTTATCCCGAGCTTCTGCAGTGCAAAGGGGGGACCGTCATTACTTCCGACGGAACAACCCTTCTTGGTGCCGATGACAAGGCCGGGGTTTCAGAAATTATGACGGCCCTCTCCTGGCTCCTTGCTCATGATGAGATCGCCCGTGGAGATCTTGAGATCGTTTTTACTCCCGATGAGGAAACCGGCAGAGGCCTTGATAGGTTTGATCCCTCCCTCCTTAAAGCCTCCTGTTGCTATACCGTGGACGGAGGGGAGCGGGGCATCATCGAGGGGGAGTGTTTTAATGCGGCTGTCGCAAGGGTTTCTTGTGTCGGCAAGGTGATCCACCTTGGTACCGCCCGCGGCAAGCTGGTCAATGCCGTTGCCATGGCGTCGGCTTTTGTCTCGATGCTTCCCCGGAACGAGAGTCCTGAGGCCACCGATGATCGCTACGGTTATTATGCGGCCCTTGAAATTTCCGGGGATCTCGACAAGGCCTATGTCGATGTCTATTTGCGGGATTTTGAGACGAGCGGTATGGAACGAAGGATCGGGGCCCTTGGCCATTTTGCCAAAGCCGTTGAGGAGGCCTTTCCCGGAGGAAAGGTTGATGTCGACGTTCGAAAGCAGTATGCAAATATGCGGGAGCATATTGCTGCAGATCCGCATATCATGGAACTCCTGGAAACGGCCGTTGCGAAAAGCGGTGTCGAGCCTGTCCGGCAGATCATTAGAGGCGGTACCGACGGTTCCAGATTAAGCGAGATGGGCATCCCTACACCCAATATTTTTACCGGCGGTCACAATTATCACAGCCGTTTCGAGTGGGCGTCCCTTGAGATCATGGCGGAGGCTTGTGAAACACTTATTCACCTGGTCTCACTTTGGGCCGAACAGAAAGCAACAAAGGGCGCTGTTTGA